A window of Methanolobus sediminis contains these coding sequences:
- a CDS encoding ABC transporter permease encodes MALSGKRLCLNTVFTLWLREMLRYKRSRSRIIGSLATPLFFLVIMGSALGSTMTLRSGRYIDYMAPGIIGMSILFASLMGGISIIWDREFGFLKEILVAPVSRFYTALGKAAGGVTTAMVQGTLLMIISGVIGIEYVSIWRELLCIPIMFTMGLGFIGLGITLASKIESHEGFQMMMTFITFPTIMTSTAFYPMENLPGWLSIPVHLNPLTYGVEALRWMLLDASDVPITLSLGVITAFALIMMTIGSRAFDSAVDQ; translated from the coding sequence ATGGCACTTTCAGGAAAAAGACTCTGCCTGAACACAGTGTTCACCCTGTGGCTGCGTGAAATGCTGCGATATAAACGCTCACGTTCAAGGATAATAGGTTCCCTTGCAACGCCACTTTTTTTTCTTGTGATTATGGGTTCTGCACTGGGAAGTACCATGACCCTTCGCAGCGGCAGGTATATTGATTACATGGCTCCGGGAATCATAGGCATGTCAATTCTCTTCGCATCGCTTATGGGAGGAATTTCTATCATATGGGACAGGGAATTCGGCTTCCTGAAAGAGATTCTAGTGGCGCCTGTAAGCCGCTTTTACACTGCTCTTGGAAAAGCTGCTGGTGGAGTCACAACCGCAATGGTGCAGGGCACACTGCTCATGATCATCAGCGGAGTTATTGGAATAGAATATGTTTCCATATGGAGAGAGCTCCTGTGCATTCCGATAATGTTCACGATGGGACTGGGGTTCATTGGTCTTGGCATTACATTAGCCTCTAAAATAGAATCACATGAAGGTTTCCAGATGATGATGACTTTCATCACGTTTCCAACCATTATGACAAGCACTGCATTTTACCCGATGGAGAATCTCCCAGGCTGGCTGAGCATACCTGTTCACCTGAATCCACTAACGTATGGTGTGGAAGCACTGAGATGGATGCTGCTGGACGCTTCCGATGTGCCTATCACCCTGTCACTTGGAGTTATCACAGCTTTTGCACTTATTATGATGACAATTGGAAGCAGGGCTTTTGACAGCGCAGTTGACCAGTGA
- a CDS encoding UbiX family flavin prenyltransferase, translating to MEVVIGISGASGSAYGIRLLEILAKTDIFTHLVMTKAAKQILEIETDYELPYVEGLADAVYDESDFTAPIASGSHRFYGMIIAPCSMKTLGEIAGGMSDNLLGRVADVCLKERRKLVLMPRETPLNQIHLENMLRLERAGGIILPACPGFYSKPKTIDDLVNSMAGRALDLMDIENDVYKRWE from the coding sequence ATGGAAGTAGTAATAGGTATCAGCGGGGCTTCGGGTTCTGCTTACGGAATACGTTTACTGGAAATTCTTGCAAAAACAGACATTTTTACCCATCTTGTCATGACAAAGGCTGCAAAGCAGATACTTGAGATAGAGACTGATTACGAGTTACCCTATGTCGAAGGGCTGGCAGATGCTGTCTATGATGAAAGCGACTTTACAGCGCCAATTGCAAGTGGTTCTCACAGGTTCTACGGGATGATCATTGCCCCATGCAGCATGAAAACACTTGGTGAGATTGCAGGCGGAATGTCTGACAACCTGCTAGGAAGGGTCGCTGATGTTTGCCTCAAGGAGAGACGAAAACTGGTGCTTATGCCACGTGAAACTCCTCTGAACCAGATTCACCTTGAGAATATGCTGCGACTTGAGAGAGCCGGCGGAATAATTCTGCCAGCATGCCCGGGTTTTTATTCCAAACCAAAGACAATCGATGATCTTGTAAATTCAATGGCAGGTCGGGCACTTGACCTGATGGATATTGAAAACGACGTTTACAAACGCTGGGAGTGA
- a CDS encoding HD domain-containing protein — protein MKVIRDPIHGYIELDPLTLSIIDSPQMQRLRRLSQLGLSNLVYPGANHSRFEHSLGVMHLATMLTGKIDSVTDDEKEELRVAALLHDVGHGPYSHVTENLTKLYTRQHHEDVREILKKGELGDILSDNGLNPAAIEDHIQGKTDIGKILNSEIDVDRMDYLVRDSHYTGVAFGLVDHVRLINEMKFYENNLVVNAGGVKAAESLLVSRFLMHPSVYYHHVSRIAETMFTRAVDDLIQKRSLNPFDLRKMDDSRLLEMIRNDDGYAGELAQRLDNRKLYKRAMYVGFEEVGEGVLKHRKNIKRVEAEIASEVGIEPEAVLIDIPRNPEIAEMKALVKVNNRMLRLDEASHVVATLEQAHRDNWKMGVYTPTEYREAVGKAAKNFFEVKRTTKQFRLTEIEE, from the coding sequence ATGAAAGTCATCCGTGACCCTATACATGGATATATTGAGCTTGACCCGCTCACGTTATCGATAATCGATTCACCGCAGATGCAGCGACTTAGAAGACTGAGCCAGCTTGGCCTGTCAAACCTTGTTTATCCCGGAGCTAACCATTCACGTTTTGAGCACTCTCTGGGTGTCATGCATCTTGCCACCATGCTAACCGGAAAGATAGATTCAGTCACAGATGATGAAAAAGAAGAACTCAGGGTTGCTGCTCTTCTCCATGATGTAGGACACGGACCATACTCACACGTAACAGAAAACCTTACAAAACTTTACACAAGACAGCACCATGAGGATGTTCGTGAGATTCTTAAAAAAGGTGAACTTGGTGACATTCTCAGTGATAACGGCCTGAATCCGGCAGCCATTGAAGACCACATACAGGGAAAAACAGACATCGGAAAGATACTCAACAGTGAGATAGATGTTGACAGAATGGACTATCTTGTGAGAGATTCTCATTATACTGGAGTCGCTTTTGGTCTTGTTGACCATGTAAGGCTCATCAATGAGATGAAGTTCTATGAGAACAATCTTGTAGTGAACGCTGGCGGTGTCAAGGCAGCAGAATCACTTCTGGTTTCCAGATTCCTGATGCATCCGTCAGTTTACTATCATCATGTATCAAGAATTGCTGAAACGATGTTTACAAGAGCAGTTGATGATCTTATCCAGAAAAGGTCACTTAATCCTTTTGACCTCAGGAAGATGGATGACTCCAGACTGCTGGAAATGATACGCAACGATGATGGTTATGCAGGTGAGCTTGCACAGAGACTTGACAACAGGAAACTCTACAAGAGGGCGATGTATGTTGGGTTTGAGGAAGTCGGCGAGGGAGTACTTAAACATCGCAAGAACATCAAAAGAGTGGAAGCTGAAATTGCATCTGAAGTTGGGATTGAGCCTGAAGCTGTGCTTATCGATATTCCCAGAAATCCGGAAATAGCTGAAATGAAAGCTCTTGTGAAAGTAAATAACAGAATGCTTAGACTTGATGAGGCATCTCATGTTGTTGCCACCCTGGAGCAGGCACACCGGGATAACTGGAAAATGGGAGTTTATACTCCAACCGAATACAGGGAAGCTGTCGGAAAGGCGGCAAAGAACTTCTTTGAAGTCAAAAGGACCACGAAACAGTTCCGTCTGACAGAAATCGAGGAATAA
- the sppA gene encoding signal peptide peptidase SppA, with product MEKSRRILAYGILAIVILILALTGIIVAIMHIPIEGSSGDIAVIDLDGTIYSRGTEEGLFSDYQPGVEDYIEWIEDAQEDDGTKAIIIRINSPGGEAIASEKLAKAIKEASEKKVVVAYVESMAASAAYQAASSTDYIVAEKQSLVGNIGVRMEIIHYYGLMDDLGINVTTIKSGEYKDIGSPTRPMTEEEKEMLGSIVNESYDDFVSWVAENRNMTLEETYKVADGRIYSGSQAKKAGLVDMVGTEEDAIDIAAEMAGISGEPELYEYGGKSSGFLGMKFNDALYSFGYGLGKGLAETSVEETSPSYGMYF from the coding sequence TTGGAGAAATCAAGAAGAATACTGGCCTATGGCATTCTGGCCATAGTCATTCTAATACTTGCGCTCACAGGGATTATTGTAGCTATTATGCATATTCCAATAGAGGGATCATCAGGAGATATCGCTGTTATAGACCTTGATGGAACAATATATTCCAGAGGTACAGAAGAAGGTCTTTTCAGTGATTATCAACCCGGAGTTGAGGACTATATAGAATGGATAGAAGATGCGCAGGAAGATGACGGAACAAAAGCTATCATCATCAGGATTAATTCTCCCGGCGGCGAAGCCATTGCCAGTGAGAAACTTGCAAAGGCAATAAAGGAAGCATCTGAAAAGAAAGTTGTTGTGGCATACGTTGAATCAATGGCAGCTTCCGCAGCTTATCAGGCGGCATCATCTACTGATTATATTGTGGCTGAAAAACAGTCGCTTGTTGGTAATATAGGAGTAAGAATGGAAATTATCCATTACTATGGCCTGATGGATGACCTTGGTATAAACGTTACAACTATCAAAAGCGGTGAATACAAGGACATAGGTTCCCCCACAAGACCCATGACAGAAGAAGAAAAGGAAATGCTTGGGTCCATTGTTAACGAAAGCTATGATGACTTTGTCTCATGGGTAGCAGAGAACAGGAACATGACCCTGGAGGAAACCTACAAGGTTGCAGACGGCAGGATATACAGTGGTTCCCAGGCAAAGAAAGCAGGACTTGTTGATATGGTAGGAACCGAGGAAGATGCAATAGATATTGCCGCAGAGATGGCAGGCATATCAGGTGAACCGGAACTATATGAATACGGAGGGAAATCTTCCGGCTTTCTGGGGATGAAATTCAATGATGCATTGTATTCTTTCGGGTACGGTCTTGGAAAAGGTCTGGCAGAAACATCTGTTGAAGAAACGTCCCCATCCTATGGGATGTATTTTTGA
- the cofD gene encoding 2-phospho-L-lactate transferase, with product MIIFSGGTGTPKLLNGLREVYPEEKITVVVNTAEDIWVSGNLITPDIDTVLYLLSGRLDTSKWWGVKDDTYRTHGAMKELGYDEVMMLGDIDRATHIMRSDLIRSGLTLTEATIGLSKSFGVKANVFPMSDDPVSSMINTPEEKMHFQDFWVGKHGEPEVLEVCQEGIEKASISPAVVEALEREDNVLIGPSNPITSIGPIIELPGMRDILKEKKVIAVSPIIGTEPVSGPAGKLMTARGIEVSSYGVASYYSDFLDHLIIDERDPIDVGRFSELGCSVSRTDTLMKTVGISRNLAETVLKQF from the coding sequence ATGATTATCTTTTCAGGCGGCACCGGCACACCCAAATTACTGAACGGCCTTCGCGAAGTTTACCCCGAAGAAAAGATCACAGTTGTGGTTAACACTGCGGAAGACATATGGGTTTCAGGAAACCTGATCACACCTGATATTGACACTGTGCTCTACCTGCTTTCAGGCAGGCTTGACACTTCAAAGTGGTGGGGTGTGAAAGATGATACATATCGAACTCACGGTGCCATGAAGGAACTGGGATATGATGAGGTTATGATGCTTGGTGATATTGACCGTGCAACCCACATAATGCGTTCAGACCTGATAAGGAGTGGCCTTACACTTACAGAGGCAACGATAGGTCTTTCAAAATCATTCGGTGTAAAGGCCAATGTGTTCCCAATGTCTGATGACCCGGTTTCAAGCATGATAAATACACCGGAAGAAAAGATGCATTTCCAGGATTTCTGGGTTGGCAAACATGGTGAGCCTGAGGTTCTTGAAGTATGCCAGGAAGGTATTGAAAAGGCAAGTATCTCTCCGGCTGTTGTGGAGGCTCTGGAAAGGGAAGATAATGTTCTGATAGGCCCGAGCAATCCTATAACAAGTATCGGACCAATAATCGAGCTTCCGGGAATGAGGGATATTCTGAAAGAGAAAAAGGTGATCGCAGTCAGTCCGATAATCGGAACCGAACCTGTAAGCGGACCGGCAGGTAAACTTATGACTGCAAGGGGGATTGAAGTTTCATCTTATGGCGTTGCTTCATACTATTCTGATTTCCTTGACCATCTGATAATCGATGAGCGTGACCCGATTGACGTTGGACGTTTCAGTGAACTGGGGTGCAGTGTTTCAAGAACTGATACTTTGATGAAGACTGTGGGAATCAGTAGAAATCTTGCTGAAACAGTATTAAAACAGTTCTAA
- a CDS encoding ATP-binding protein, giving the protein MSSSIIGTITEVPKVVENESPSQYLEDIARQATKTERVLYPIAGIVGQEKMLRALILNTINPSIGGVLIRGQKGTAKSTAVRGIAEILPEIEMVEGCKFNCDPNDPAKFCWECQEKKRKGTMYIGRRQMRVVDLPVGATEDRVVGSLDIEKAVRQGVQAFDPGILAQANRGILYVDEINLLDDFVVDALLDAAAMGVNTVEREGVSVSHPANFIIVGSMNPEEGELRPQLLDRIALQVEVTGIYDVEQRIEIVERRNRFNDEPKQFIREFESEQEKLRSKIVKAMQMLPRVTTTRDNLRTIAEICIAFNVDGHRADIMIERAARTNAAYEGRERITNDDIIEASEMVLPHRMRKKPFEEEEFSVDQLRAVVDGKV; this is encoded by the coding sequence ATGAGTTCAAGTATCATCGGGACAATTACAGAGGTTCCTAAAGTAGTAGAAAACGAGTCTCCGTCACAATATCTGGAGGATATTGCCAGACAGGCTACAAAGACAGAAAGAGTGCTTTATCCGATTGCTGGAATTGTCGGACAGGAGAAAATGCTCCGCGCACTCATTCTTAACACTATCAATCCATCTATTGGCGGTGTTCTTATACGCGGTCAGAAAGGCACTGCAAAATCAACTGCAGTAAGGGGCATTGCTGAAATATTACCTGAGATCGAAATGGTCGAAGGTTGTAAGTTCAATTGTGATCCAAACGATCCTGCAAAGTTCTGCTGGGAATGCCAGGAGAAGAAACGCAAAGGTACAATGTACATTGGCAGGCGCCAGATGAGGGTCGTGGACCTTCCTGTGGGCGCAACAGAAGACAGGGTTGTCGGCAGTCTTGATATCGAAAAGGCTGTACGCCAGGGTGTACAGGCATTTGACCCTGGAATTCTTGCCCAGGCAAACCGTGGTATTCTTTATGTTGATGAAATAAACCTGCTTGACGATTTTGTAGTCGATGCACTTCTGGACGCGGCTGCAATGGGTGTAAACACCGTTGAACGTGAAGGAGTAAGCGTAAGCCATCCTGCAAATTTCATTATTGTGGGAAGTATGAACCCTGAAGAGGGTGAGCTACGTCCGCAACTGCTTGACAGGATAGCATTGCAGGTTGAGGTCACAGGTATCTATGATGTAGAGCAGCGTATTGAGATTGTTGAAAGACGTAACAGGTTCAACGATGAACCTAAACAGTTCATCCGTGAGTTCGAGTCCGAGCAGGAAAAACTGCGTTCAAAGATTGTAAAAGCCATGCAAATGCTTCCACGTGTCACTACAACAAGGGACAACCTGCGTACAATTGCCGAGATCTGCATTGCTTTTAATGTGGACGGACACCGTGCGGATATCATGATAGAGCGTGCCGCCAGGACAAATGCTGCTTATGAGGGCAGGGAGCGCATCACCAACGATGATATCATTGAAGCTTCTGAAATGGTGCTTCCTCACAGGATGCGTAAGAAGCCATTTGAAGAAGAAGAGTTCAGTGTTGACCAGCTAAGAGCGGTGGTTGACGGCAAGGTTTGA
- a CDS encoding VWA domain-containing protein, whose amino-acid sequence MDDELVQRLRRNLPRNYGIKVLYLGYPVLGLRIPRNSVSEFSKQDTDILYENLYANMEQIRPGEIGDVCIVADSDYMSIEAETFFKPLIGTSDSALADVFRYAQDSVAIDDAIILPPDISEPDSSLVEDIIPEDSFVGTESSDHQEIDPERSIFADILEPVEDDISEAEVKAEQKNLEVNVNLEVQYSMEAPEEDYPVEELSFEAPASLLDEVLLEAEYSESEEICIYEPEVCVDLTPKEYVPILSHDELEEELEVESRVSKSESGKLFDDLKEDRTVGKILNDFARNSQKKRLAAGRLKSGRRAEVLTKSKRGRYVRYRMPGERITDIAIAPTVRAAAHHAKDGKIEIKKGDIREKVRRRRISSLINIVFDTSGSMDESDKVQITTSVVLALLKDAYQRRDRVSLVTYSGRTGELVLPFTSSVEAAKRYLEKVPFGGTTPMASGLLRGLDTLVREVKKEPSAVPIMILVTDGTANSPLHLGGNIKREIMQVCKQVADHRVNILVVDISATGSMLAKEVAMKSNGSYYHPMSLSKEALYSAIKQERDQVTAFAA is encoded by the coding sequence ATGGACGACGAACTTGTTCAACGCCTGCGCAGGAATCTTCCTCGCAATTATGGCATTAAAGTGTTGTACTTAGGTTATCCTGTGCTTGGTCTGCGTATTCCCCGAAATTCCGTTTCAGAATTTTCCAAACAGGATACGGATATTCTCTACGAGAACCTGTATGCAAATATGGAGCAGATAAGACCGGGTGAAATAGGGGATGTCTGCATAGTTGCAGATTCAGACTATATGTCAATAGAAGCTGAAACCTTTTTCAAGCCTCTTATAGGAACATCAGATTCAGCTCTTGCAGATGTATTCCGGTATGCTCAGGACAGTGTAGCTATCGATGATGCTATCATCCTTCCTCCTGATATTTCAGAACCGGATAGTTCTCTTGTAGAGGATATAATTCCTGAAGATTCTTTTGTGGGTACTGAATCCTCAGACCATCAGGAAATTGACCCTGAAAGGTCGATATTTGCTGATATTCTTGAACCTGTTGAAGATGACATTTCTGAAGCTGAAGTAAAGGCTGAGCAGAAAAATTTGGAAGTAAATGTTAATCTGGAAGTTCAGTATAGTATGGAAGCTCCTGAGGAAGATTATCCTGTTGAGGAGCTATCCTTTGAAGCCCCTGCTTCTCTTCTCGATGAAGTTCTTCTTGAAGCTGAGTACAGTGAGTCCGAGGAAATATGTATTTATGAACCTGAAGTATGTGTAGACCTTACTCCAAAGGAATACGTTCCCATTCTCAGCCATGACGAACTTGAGGAAGAGTTAGAGGTTGAGTCAAGAGTTTCGAAATCAGAATCCGGTAAATTGTTTGATGACCTGAAAGAGGACAGGACAGTTGGTAAGATCCTCAATGACTTTGCCCGCAACTCCCAGAAGAAGAGGCTTGCAGCAGGCAGGCTGAAATCCGGAAGGCGTGCAGAGGTGCTTACCAAGAGCAAGCGCGGACGTTATGTAAGGTACAGGATGCCAGGGGAGAGGATCACTGATATTGCTATTGCTCCAACTGTAAGAGCTGCTGCTCATCACGCAAAGGATGGTAAGATAGAGATCAAGAAAGGTGACATCAGGGAGAAAGTACGAAGAAGACGTATTTCCAGCCTGATCAATATTGTTTTTGACACATCCGGTTCAATGGATGAGAGCGACAAGGTTCAGATAACCACAAGCGTTGTTCTTGCACTGCTGAAAGACGCTTACCAGCGCAGGGACAGGGTTTCACTGGTAACATACAGTGGTCGTACAGGGGAACTGGTGCTGCCGTTCACTTCATCGGTGGAAGCTGCAAAAAGGTATCTTGAGAAGGTTCCTTTCGGGGGGACAACTCCTATGGCCTCCGGGCTGCTGAGAGGTCTGGATACTCTTGTCCGTGAAGTGAAGAAAGAGCCATCAGCTGTTCCTATTATGATACTTGTAACAGATGGCACTGCTAATTCTCCGCTGCATCTTGGTGGCAATATCAAGAGGGAGATCATGCAGGTCTGCAAGCAGGTAGCTGACCACCGCGTCAATATTCTTGTTGTTGACATAAGTGCAACCGGTTCAATGCTTGCAAAAGAGGTTGCAATGAAAAGCAATGGAAGTTATTATCATCCTATGTCACTGAGCAAGGAAGCCCTTTATTCTGCTATTAAGCAGGAAAGGGACCAGGTAACGGCTTTCGCTGCTTAA
- the hpt gene encoding hypoxanthine/guanine phosphoribosyltransferase, with translation MLKILRESLLNAPIVHRGKYHYFIHPISDGVPRLEPELLEEVTEHILGMVSRDFDKIIAIEAMGIPLATAISMKTGVPFCIIRKRPYGLEGEIKLSQETGYSKGELYINDISEGDRVLIVDDVISTGGTLVALMSALKRVGATVTDTIVVIERGDGVSRLKEMDIDVKTLVRIDVTEKGVSIEDIHE, from the coding sequence ATGCTAAAGATACTACGTGAATCCCTGCTGAATGCGCCAATCGTTCACAGGGGAAAATACCATTATTTTATTCATCCGATATCGGACGGAGTTCCAAGGCTCGAGCCGGAACTTCTGGAAGAGGTAACGGAACATATTCTGGGAATGGTCAGCAGGGATTTTGACAAGATAATTGCCATTGAGGCTATGGGAATACCTCTGGCAACTGCAATATCCATGAAGACCGGAGTTCCATTCTGTATTATAAGAAAGAGACCGTATGGTCTTGAAGGCGAGATAAAACTGTCACAGGAAACCGGTTACTCCAAGGGTGAGCTTTACATAAATGACATCTCTGAAGGTGACAGGGTTCTTATTGTGGATGATGTCATCAGCACCGGGGGAACCCTTGTGGCACTGATGAGTGCTCTTAAAAGAGTTGGTGCCACTGTAACCGATACTATTGTAGTTATTGAACGTGGTGACGGTGTTTCCAGATTGAAGGAAATGGACATTGATGTGAAAACACTTGTCCGTATCGATGTGACAGAGAAAGGCGTTTCCATTGAGGATATACATGAGTGA
- the dph2 gene encoding diphthamide biosynthesis enzyme Dph2 gives MSDGEAFDFRIEYIISVINDTGAKVVGLQFPEGFKRRSPGIASRIEDETGVTVFVSGNPCFGACDLDVALLNDVDILFHFGHAHLDDNKLSQKVYFIETRSAVDVTDVVELAASRLEGKRIGLITTVQHVHKLDDAVKVLEKHGKECVICQGDSKIAYPGQVLGCNFSAARNADCDEYLFIGSGQFHPLGVSLAMKKRVLIADPFVNELREADYSKVLRQRSAVIAKSLDAEVFGIVVSSKPGQERMELAMDLKRMAKKHGKSAHVFTMDLVTPDQLLQFRVDAFVNTACPRLAIDEVGRFNAPMLTPLEFEIVLGEREWEDLYFDEITGE, from the coding sequence ATGAGTGACGGTGAAGCTTTCGATTTCAGGATTGAATACATAATTTCTGTAATTAATGATACAGGTGCAAAAGTAGTGGGATTGCAGTTCCCGGAAGGTTTCAAGAGACGTTCCCCGGGAATAGCTTCACGTATTGAGGATGAAACAGGTGTAACAGTATTCGTCTCCGGGAATCCATGCTTTGGAGCCTGCGACCTTGATGTAGCTCTGCTCAATGATGTTGATATTCTTTTCCATTTTGGACATGCTCATCTTGATGATAACAAACTCTCACAGAAAGTATATTTCATAGAGACAAGGTCGGCTGTCGATGTAACGGATGTTGTGGAACTTGCAGCTTCCAGACTGGAAGGGAAACGTATCGGTCTTATCACAACGGTACAGCATGTACATAAACTGGATGATGCTGTAAAGGTTCTGGAAAAGCATGGAAAGGAATGCGTGATATGTCAGGGTGACAGCAAGATTGCATATCCGGGTCAGGTGCTTGGTTGTAATTTCTCAGCCGCCCGTAATGCAGATTGTGATGAATATCTTTTCATTGGAAGCGGACAATTCCATCCGCTTGGTGTTTCACTTGCCATGAAGAAACGTGTTCTTATAGCTGATCCTTTTGTCAATGAACTCAGGGAAGCGGATTATTCTAAAGTTCTGAGACAGAGAAGTGCTGTCATTGCAAAGTCCCTTGATGCAGAGGTCTTTGGTATTGTTGTATCATCTAAACCGGGACAGGAGCGTATGGAACTTGCCATGGATCTTAAAAGGATGGCAAAAAAGCATGGCAAAAGTGCTCATGTTTTTACAATGGATCTAGTAACGCCAGACCAGTTATTGCAGTTCAGGGTTGATGCTTTTGTTAATACTGCATGTCCCCGTCTGGCAATTGATGAGGTTGGAAGGTTCAATGCTCCAATGCTTACTCCACTGGAATTTGAGATAGTGCTTGGTGAAAGGGAATGGGAAGACCTTTACTTTGATGAGATCACAGGTGAATAA
- a CDS encoding METTL5 family protein, producing MKQRKLEMLLEQVEGFDSPNVNLEQYATPALLAAEMLHFAFMQGDLEGTVFDLGCGTGMLAIGAKLLGAEKVVGFDIDNKALEVARRNAEKLGVDVEFIHADIFEVEGHADTVVMNPPFGAQTKGNDRPFLLSALKTSDVIYSIHNCGSHDFISKFIGDARITDWYSTAFPMKRTFKFHKKEVEMVKVEIYRIVR from the coding sequence TTGAAGCAGCGTAAGCTTGAGATGTTGCTGGAGCAGGTGGAAGGTTTCGATTCTCCCAATGTGAACCTGGAGCAGTATGCTACTCCTGCATTGCTTGCTGCTGAAATGCTTCATTTTGCATTTATGCAGGGTGACCTTGAAGGGACGGTTTTTGACCTTGGATGCGGAACAGGTATGCTTGCCATTGGTGCAAAGCTTCTTGGAGCTGAGAAGGTTGTTGGTTTTGACATTGATAACAAGGCTCTGGAAGTTGCCCGCAGAAATGCCGAGAAGCTTGGAGTTGATGTTGAGTTCATCCATGCTGATATTTTTGAGGTTGAAGGGCACGCTGATACCGTTGTCATGAACCCACCGTTTGGTGCTCAGACCAAGGGTAATGATCGACCGTTTCTTTTAAGTGCGTTGAAAACCAGTGATGTTATATATTCCATTCATAATTGCGGGAGCCATGATTTTATAAGTAAGTTCATAGGTGATGCCAGAATAACAGACTGGTACTCAACGGCATTTCCAATGAAACGAACATTTAAATTCCATAAAAAAGAAGTAGAAATGGTAAAAGTAGAGATTTATCGTATAGTACGATAA
- a CDS encoding exosome complex RNA-binding protein Csl4 — protein sequence MDDSVEEKGQGRKRRSGKRDNKPDEGSTEDDDMDDEEELSTEESVFVMPGDFVGTTEEFRAGAGTYVNVADIHSLNTGYVKVDRKSRTISIVPQTSIPPEIKEGDIVIGSVVNMRDSVALVEIGAIKGKGEREFQTNGAAAIHVSNVKDSYVKNLGYEFSLSDVVKAKVINTQNMRLSTDDKSLGVMKAYCSRCHSPLVKDSKKLKCPECGRTETRKLSADYGTGIV from the coding sequence GTGGATGACTCTGTTGAAGAGAAAGGACAGGGCCGTAAAAGAAGGTCAGGAAAGAGAGATAATAAGCCCGATGAAGGATCAACAGAAGATGATGATATGGATGATGAAGAGGAACTTAGTACAGAAGAATCTGTATTTGTAATGCCTGGTGATTTTGTAGGAACCACTGAAGAGTTCAGGGCAGGCGCAGGAACTTATGTCAACGTTGCAGATATTCACTCACTTAACACAGGATATGTAAAAGTTGACAGAAAATCAAGAACAATCTCTATAGTACCTCAGACAAGCATTCCTCCTGAGATCAAGGAAGGCGATATTGTTATCGGAAGCGTTGTCAATATGCGTGATTCAGTGGCTCTTGTCGAGATCGGTGCAATCAAAGGAAAGGGAGAGCGTGAGTTCCAGACTAATGGTGCTGCAGCAATCCATGTATCCAACGTGAAGGATTCCTATGTCAAAAACCTTGGCTACGAGTTTTCACTTTCTGATGTTGTGAAGGCAAAGGTCATTAATACTCAGAACATGCGTCTGAGCACAGATGACAAGTCCCTCGGAGTTATGAAGGCATATTGTTCAAGGTGCCACAGCCCACTGGTAAAGGACAGTAAGAAACTGAAATGTCCTGAATGTGGCCGCACAGAGACAAGAAAGCTCTCTGCAGACTACGGAACCGGAATCGTTTAA
- a CDS encoding DNA-directed RNA polymerase subunit L — protein sequence MELKIIDKTEDEMHLEIIGENHTLLNMLKSALLDDKRVQIATYDMKHVSISDPILFVKTDGADPIEVVKDAANNIVNDCDEFLDVFKTAIDI from the coding sequence ATGGAATTGAAGATCATTGACAAAACAGAAGATGAAATGCATCTTGAGATCATTGGTGAGAACCACACCCTTCTCAATATGCTCAAGTCCGCTCTGCTCGATGACAAGAGAGTTCAGATAGCAACATACGACATGAAACACGTATCAATTAGTGATCCTATCCTTTTTGTAAAGACAGATGGTGCAGATCCTATTGAGGTCGTGAAGGATGCTGCTAACAATATCGTAAATGATTGTGACGAGTTCCTTGATGTTTTCAAGACAGCTATTGATATTTAA